A window of the Lolium perenne isolate Kyuss_39 chromosome 7, Kyuss_2.0, whole genome shotgun sequence genome harbors these coding sequences:
- the LOC127315883 gene encoding wall-associated receptor kinase 5: MALIRIAAALVLVLVLALALQLSAAAPPDRCTHVCGHMRVPYPFGIGPPDAGCYLPGLNLTCDTSRRGAPRLLIGAGAGAVGLQVVDIFLHNSTLRVVQSGDVAIGANGRGLFNGDLRDHGPYKLLSSENELVVTGCNVMATLLDRNSSIVMSACASFCQDLNGPYVTAMDMGSCKEPVVGTRDEVAGYVQLTRFSQNATMDEERQRTQVFVAENGWFDRHLNASLAGASLVEGAMSAVPLLLQWDVVDLELGRPPPNEFDKWFSGCPTDLALKICRSGNSTCYQSGGYSCSCSEGYDGNPYVNGTEGCHDIDECKRAKDNRCFGECTNTLGSFECRCPPGTSGNHSIPNGCVNLDHGHRGHFGLIIGLSVASFPTIILSVLGAIFLNRKLQHQRAKQLKQKFFNQNRGQLLQQLVSHRTDIAERMIIPLEELEKATNNFDQARKIGGGGHGIVYKGILSDLHVVAIKKSKIVVQREIDEFINEVAILSQINHRNVVKLYGCCLESEVPLLAYEFISNGTLSDLLHKKPPISILWEDRLRIVTEIAKALAYLHTAVSIPVVHRDIKSSNILLDDASLRENTTLPCDQSHGKGAYLHGKGFAEHRLAPRGAFAVCMHTAK, translated from the exons ATGGCTCTGATAAGGATAGCAGCAGCGCTGGTGCTGGTGCTGGTTCTGGCGCTGGCGCTGCAGCTCTCAGCAGCTGCTCCGCCTGATCGCTGCACCCACGTCTGCGGGCACATGCGCGTGCCGTACCCGTTCGGCATCGGGCCGCCGGATGCAGGCTGCTACCTTCCAGGCCTGAACCTCACCTGCGACACGAGCCGCCGCGGGGCGCCGCGCCTGCTTATCGGCGCTGGCGCCGGCGCCGTCGGCCTCCAGGTCGTTGACATCTTCCTCCACAACTCCACGCTGCGCGTCGTGCAATCCGGCGACGTCGCCATCGGCGCCAACGGCCGGGGCTTGTTCAACGGCGACCTCAGAGACCACGGGCCCTACAAGCTGCTGTCGAGCGAGAACGAGCTCGTCGTGACGGGGTGCAACGTGATGGCGACTCTACTGGACAGGAACAGCAGCATCGTCATGAGCGCCTGCGCCTCCTTCTGTCAAGATCTCAACGGGCCTTACGTCACCGCCATGGATATGGGCTCCTGCAAGGAGCCCGTGGTCGGTACCCGCGACGAGGTGGCTGGCTACGTGCAGCTCACGCGGTTCAGCCAGAACGCCACCATGGACGAGGAGCGACAGCGCACCCAGGTGTTCGTCGCCGAGAATGGGTGGTTCGATCGACACCTCAACGCCAGTTTGGCTGGAGCTTCACTTGTAGAAGGGGCCATGTCGGCAGTTCCCCTTCTTCTCCAATGGGACGTCGTCGACCTTGAGCTCGGCCGGCCGCCACCCAACGAGTTTGACAAGTGGTTCAGCGGTTGCCCGACGGACTTGGCCCTTAAGATCTGCAGGAGCGGCAACAGCACATGCTACCAGAGTGGAGGCTACTCGTGCTCCTGCAGCGAAGGTTACGACGGCAATCCTTACGTCAACGGCACCGAGGGATGTCATG ATATCGACGAGTGTAAGCGGGCAAAGGACAATCGGTGCTTTGGAGAATGCACTAATACCCTCGGTTCGTTCGAATGCCGGTGCCCGCCAGGGACCTCTGGCAACCACAGTATCCCCAATGGCTGCGTCAATCTCGACCACGGACACAGAG GTCACTTTGGTTTAATCATCGGTCTGTCAGTTGCCAGTTTCCCCACCATTATTCTATCTGTTCTTGGCGCAATCTTCTTAAACCGTAAGCTCCAGCATCAGCGGGCGAAGCAATTGAAACAGAAGTTCTTCAATCAGAATCGTGGACAACTATTGCAGCAATTGGTATCTCATAGGACAGATATTGCGGAGAGGATGATCATCCCTTTGGAGGAACTAGAGAAAGCCACAAATAACTTTGATCAAGCTCGTAAGATCGGTGGTGGAGGGCATGGTATCGTCTACAAAGGGATTTTATCAGACTTGCATGTCGTGGCAATAAAGAAGTCAAAGATTGTGGTTCAGAGAGAAATTGATGAGTTCATAAATGAGGTTGCCATACTCTCACAAATCAACCACAGGAACGTTGTGAAGCTTTATGGATGTTGCCTTGAGTCGGAAGTCCCTTTGCTTGCCTATGAGTTCATTTCTAACGGAACCCTTAGTGATCTTCTTCACAAGAAACCACCAATATCAATACTTTGGGAAGACAGGTTAAGGATTGTAACAGAAATAGCCAAAGCTCTTGCTTACCTACATACAGCTGTTTCAATACCCGTGGTACATAGAGATATCAAGTCTTCCAATATACTTCTTGATGATGCCTCACTACGGGAAAACACTACGTTGCCGTGCGACCaatcgcacggcaaaggggcctatttgcacggcaaaggaTTTGCC GAGCACAGGCTTGCGCCACGTGGCGCCTTTGCtgtgtgtatgcacacggcaaagtga